In the genome of Peromyscus eremicus chromosome 1, PerEre_H2_v1, whole genome shotgun sequence, the window ttttttaatttttttaattcattttacataacaaccacagactcccccatccctcctccttctactccccctcccctgcctcccccctCCTGACCCATCCCTCTCATCCCCTCCttcaacagggtaagttcttccatggggggacagctaagcctgatacattcaattgaggcaggaccaagccccttcctgctgtatcaagggtgagcaaggtgtccgaccatacgTAACAGGAtcaagaaagccagctcatgcaccagggatagattctaatcacactgccaggggcccctcaaacagacccagctatacaactgtgtcttgtatgcagagggtctagtccggtcccataCAGGTCCCACAGCTATTGGTTTAAAGTTTGtaagttcctttgagcttggttcaattgtctctgtagatttccccatcatggtcttgattccccttgctcatatactccctcctccctctctttgactggactcctggagcttggcctggtgcttggctgtgaatctctgcatccacttccatcctttactgaatgaaggctctatgatgacagttagggtattcactaatctgattactagggtaagccagttcaggcaccctcaccactattgctagtagtctaatctggggtcgtccttgtggattcctgggaatttccctagcaccaggtttctcccttaccgcATAACATCTTCacctatcaagatatctctttcattgctctcccactccatccctcccccagcttgaccatcctgttccctcatgttctcaatCCCCTCCCATCCACTGCCTGCCTCCATCCCCAGTCAGAGTTCAAGATACACTTGTTTACCATACTTCTTTAGCCATGGCAGTATCtcaggaaagtaaaaaaaaaatttaaatacatattgaaaatgtCTATAATAAAATGCTCAGTTTATGTTCTTTCCATTGTGTTACATATTTTATCCATCCCTTAGTTTTTAAAAGGTATCTTCACCGAGAAAAACATGTATTGCCAACATTATCATCTCTATAAATTATGAACAATATTATAATCAtgtattattattaatcattAGCTTTGACCAGGACTTCTGGCAGACAAATGACATGTTAGTCTCACTTATTCCTCAAACATTGATATTAATATCAGCACACTACAGGTATTCCACAAACACTTGCTGAATGACTATTAGGCTTTCTACAAACTCACAACCCTCTATGTCCTTCAGCCCCCATCTCTGATTTAAATAAACTCcagttttcctttccttcatACTCTGTCTCTAGGTCTCAATTGCTGCATTACCATAGTCGAAGCACAGAGAAGGTTAGCTGGGCCCCAGGTGACTCAGttctcacccccacccacccactctttGGGTGTGTTTGGCCTTCTGAGCTAGCATCTGGCCTGAGCACAGCAGTGCTGAGTCATGCTGAGTAATGCTGAGGCTTGGGGTGTGTGGCCAGATGTTTTCAGCCTTGAGTGATGAGTGCTATCTGGGTCTCCAGCAGGAAGCCCACAGGGATgatgacaagaaaaggagaagtttgCTACCTGATGAAAAAACATTGTATCCACCAGCACCATGAAGAAAAAGGGACCCTGCAACACTGTGTGACATATCTTagagtattttattttctggttAAAAATAATTCTCATTGTTCTCCTTAGATGTCATAACATAATCGGTTCTTTTGAATCTGGTGCTTGTTCTTCAGTCTCATACCTAGAAGCAACAGAATCACACATTtttagtgcacacacatacacgagttTTGTTCATAAGATAGTCAATAGTTAATCAAATGCTATTACAATAGTTGGGGGTCATTGGACCTGTACTCGGTAGTTCCTGGACAAGTTCTCATGTACCCTGTATAATAGGACAGAAGCTTAGTTTAGGTTAGAACCAGTATTACAGATACTTCTTGAGTGGAATTCCACCATTCTCACACCAGTTTGAACACATAGGAGGTACTCCTCAGGGGTGTAGGGATACAATGCACATttgaaggaggaaaagggggCACCTAGTTCTCCTTTGTTAACGTACAGGCCACAGCTTCTGTACCAAAGGCTGCTACTGCACAGATGTATTTTCTCTGATTATTCTGACattagagagttttctctcctcaAAGAAAATGTAAACTTCTTCTAGCTAAAAAGCCATGGCTTCTAAGTCACTGGTCACCATCTGAAATGGATATTGTCTGATATTGTTTTGACTGAAGATCTGCTATGCCCACAAGTTCCAAAGATGGCTTCTAATTTCTTTAATTAACCATTCAATAGAACTGCCAAGGCAGTTCTAAGGTCATGACTGTGATGACCACAGGCATGGCTGGAGGTCAGCACAGAGTTACTGCTTTCAGCCTCAGAATCTTTGTACTGATACATACTCCCACTTAGAAATTGACgtgcgctgggcggtggtggcgcacgcctttagtcccagcacttgggaggcagagccaggtggatctctgtgagttcgaggccagcctggtctccaaagcgagttccaggaaaggcgcaaaactacacagagaaaccctgtcttgaaacaccaaaaaaaaaaaaaaaaaaaaagaaattgacgTGCATTAGTGTGAGCAGGACTGTGTACATACATGGCAGGCATCCTGTAGCTGTGTCATTGAGACCATCATTGTGCCAACAGCTCAGGTGTggcttttattcatttcctcaggTAAAGAAGAACCATGGCCTGGGGATATCATGTGAAGTCCAAGGCATCTCTAGGAAAGCCAACAGGAAACCTTTCTTTTCTATGGTTTCCTCCTGGGCTAGTTCCTTGTTTATTAACTTTTAagttatatatatgaatttaataAAATTACAGTTAAAAGTCTCTGGCACCGGGGTCATTTTAGCTCCTTCATAACACTTTGAGTCCCTCTTTTGatcatttggggtttttttgtttgttttattttctaaaaaaaaattacatctcaGTGCAATTTTGAGAATGCAATTTATTTCGTGGCTCTGTGGGCTTTCTAAGCTATATAGCCATGATATCCTTGAAAATTTTGATAATAGCCACATATTTGTAGCTATATGAATATACTTGTGAATGTATAACACAAAACATATTTATCAGGCTTCCCCAAGCCAGATCCTCAAACACTACCCCATGTCTCATTCCTCTTATCTAATCATGAAGGGACAATGATGGGACATAGAAGGCAGGAGACTGAACACTCTGCCACTCACCATCTCAGGGAAGCCCCAACCTTGACTCAGCTCTGTGCATCTCTAGTCCTTATCTGTCCCCACAGTCTCTGACTCCACCCAGCTGTCACCATTCCAGGTCccagaagaagagaaacagcagCTCTTTTTACttctactaaaataaaataaagacccaAGTCCCTAGACAGATGaacaagaataaaaagaaagaaggacaaagagaaaaaaggaggagatggagggaaggaaatAGGTCTAGTGAGAAACCACAACACAGGCCTGAGGCTGGGTTGTAGGGAAATATTCTCTCAGCACCTTGGTCTAGGACTCTGAAAAAGGCAAACTTCTTCCCTTCAGATACCCTGGACTTAATAAACTGAAGGCTGAGATGACTTACATTCAGAATAACTCTTCTGAGCTATGAATTTTGGGGCAAGAACAGTCATTAAATATTGCCAACATTAGGGACAACAAGCACAGGGTTGTGTCTCACAATACCCACTGCTAAGGGATGGGGTTTTGGCCTTTGTCGGGGTGGTTGTCACTTAATCTCTGCTTCCTTGGCCAATCCTCACACCTTTATGTTTTTCCAGACAGATGTGCGTTTGCAATTCAGGAATTACCCTAAGCTATAACTTCCATATAGGACACTACAAATGCTTAAGAGGCATGCCTAGGCAAGAtacagtatttttcctttttcttagatTTCAAAAATTATCAAATCACCTTACCAGCTAGAAGTACAAATGGACCCTAAGCACACTGTGGAGCCATTTCTAACAGATCTAGACACAGAATTCTAACCTCTGCATATAAAAATAGCTTTTgaattggtgaatatcctaactgtcaacatagagccttcatccagtaactgatgcaagcagatgcagagatccagcaccaggctaagctccaggagtccaatcaaagagagagaagaggaattctatgagcaagagacaacaagatcatgatgagaaaacctacagagacaacccaAATCatgctagtgggaactcatgaactttagactaacaactatggagcctccatgggactcgactaggccctctgcataagcaagacagttgtgtagcttgatctcctTAAGGgatcccctggcagtaggatcaggatccatcccggGTGcagtccactacctatggtgggacaccttgcacagactTGAACaagcttggacctgcttcaactgaacgtaccaggctcttctgactccccatgggaggccttaccttgttggaggagggaatggggtttGGGTTGTAGGGGGAAGactgggggcgggaggagggaagagagtgggatctgtggttggcgtgtaaaatgaataaaacttttttttttttttttttttggtttttcaagacagggtttctctgtgtagctttgcacctttcctagatctcgctctgtagaccaggttggcctcaaactcacaaagatcctcttgcctctgcctcccaaatgctgggattaaaagtgtgtgccaccacctcccggctgcgaataaaacattttaaaataaaaacataaataaataaaaaaagaaaatgctccaaaagggggtgggggagaaagaatAGCGTTTGAGCCaactttatttagaaattattCAAGTATTTAGTGTATGTCTAAGAGGGACTACATTTGAATAAAGTTCACCAGTCATTAATTGACTTAATTAACTGGTTAAAAACAATGAATCTGGCCATTCCCTAAGGTAGTGGTGTTAACTGAAGGgggaaattgaaaacaaaaagcacCCACCCTAGTAAGAGTGTCTGTCTTTTTGACTATGTCAGAGTATTTTGACAGGCTGATCTTGGTTTATTTTAATACATACAGTAAGATTATTCAACACAAAAAAGACAAGAGTTCTCCAGAGTTTTAATCCTGAAAACAGACAACTTTACAACTTTATTTACTCAAGGACTcaagttaaaaaacaaataagcaattaAACAACGACAATAAAAGCATGctaaagaaaccaagaaaacaaagtgacagtttggaagaaaatgggagCGTTCATGACTTTTCTAGGTTACCAGGTTAAACTTCCAGTTCCATAGCTGAAGGAAACAGAGACAAACTGGCTGGCTGtggttttctattttctcttcctagTGAAAACCTCTCTGCATAATTAAAAGCCATACACATCTCTGCCTGGTTCACTCAGTGTAACCCTAGAGGTCAGCCAAGCAGGTGTCTATGCTCTGAACTGAAAATGGAGGGGAGTCACTCTAAGAATgagacccagctctgcctacaATTCATCTGTGAAACATGAGGCTGGTGCTTTAAGTGTATCTGACACGGTCCATGGCTTGTTCCTTATTTTCTGTGGTGACACTAAGGAAAGTTTAGAGGCTTTCTGCAGGGATGCCACCTTGATGCTGTTAGTCTGTAAGTCACTCCTGGCTAATGCAACACTTAATAGAATTGTTCTACTCCATTTATTGCTGTTGTAGGGATATGAATGTAGACATGCAATGGAAGCAAGTTAAATGACTGCTTCTTTCAGTAAGAATTGCAAACTACTTTTTCCTGTTCAGAAATTTCACCAATAATTTTTCTACTCTAAAACTATTTATGGCGAAGAACAACTACAGAGAATGTTTTTCTTGGATACCACTGAAAACATGCACTGAAGGGGTTATTTTACTAcaaacaatacatttttttcaatttcccataataatagtatataaaataagcaCAATATTtgattctttctcttaaaaaattgTGGGCAGACCTTAGGAGTGAATCCAATCTCTGggttttgtacatgctaggcaaacactataTTGTTTGAACCTCTCAgacttgggtttttgagacaaggatctTGCTGTGTAACTCAGTCTGGCATAGAGCTGTTTTTAGTCTTATTCTTGAATAATGAAACATCTTTCTCAAcctagaattttattttcataggtTGTCTATTCTAGGCAGGGAAATCTCAAATTGGGACCACAGAACATAGTTGTTACAAATATCCTTACCATTAATCTTTATGAAGTGGATATTATGGTCACTATGGATCTACTACTGAATCTAACATGCTCATGAGAAAGTACATGCAATATTACACCAAAGGTAGCTATTTCAATGTGTATATGGTAACTACATTGATATTCTTGGCAAacttatgtatataattttatgcaCACCATTTTTGTAGTTACCAGCCTGTCAGATCAGTCTATCTCATGAAAAGCTAAGTTTACATCCATTGGTTAGAATCTGTACCCAAAAGATAATGTAGGGTAAAAACCGAGAGTTGAGTATAGATTCAATGATTTGTAATAATGCCAATTTGGGCAGACTTTAAATTAGGTAACAGCTTCTGCAATCataggagaaaggaaaaaaaagaggtatTCTCACATGTAAAAAATGGTATCTTATATATACATAAGGAATCATCATAAAGGCCAAGACAAGTCATCAAAGGTTATAGAGAAAAGCCCCTGGATAAACCTGGAACATGAAGACTTGAGACACAGAAGCCACATTGCTGAATGAAAAATAgaactagccgggtggtggtggtggtggtggtggtggtggtggtggtggtggtggtggtggtggtggcacacgcctttaattccagcacttgggaggcagagccagatagatctctgtgagttcaaggtcatcctggtctatagagcaagatccaggacaggcaccaaaacaacatggagaaaccgtcttgaaaaaaaaaaaaaaccagaaaaaagaaaagaaaagaaaaatagaactaaactaaacaaaatgaaatttgctGGAAGAGAAACTCTTAGGGCTATTAGGAGCATAGGGAGCAATAGAAGAGATAAAGAATAGAATGCATGCAGAATGGCCAGAGGCAGAGACTTGGAAGGAAGGCAATGGAATGCTAGAGTATGGCAATGTAGGAGAATTTTTCTGTAGATAGGAAAGCTAAATTGTGCACAATCTGCATCCTTCCTCCCTCAGTCATCAATTCTCTTACCTTACAGTTATGTCACCTTATGACTTTGTTCCCTCATTTAAATAAAAGGTGGGTAATGATAATTATATTACCAGATGCAGATTAAATAGAATGGTGTAGAGACTATGCTTCATGAACATGGATGCAATTAAACACATCCAACATATAACAGCTAACAAGCAAACCCAAGACATGAGTAGAAATCAAGGGCACTAACGATCAGAACCTTTGACTATAACAAATGAGAAATGTCTATAtgaaaacaagcaagaaaagagCCCAGAGAAGAATTGCCAAGGGGGCCAAGGTCCACAGAGTGTTCATCAGAGGACTCTAGAAGCACAGAAGGTGACTTTGCATCCATCTTCTCTATGGTGTTACTCCCTGGTGCATTTTGGAATTGAGTCTTTGTTCCCATTGTCAATCCTTTGCTACTGTATTCATCTGATAGATGCAACCATATAGGATTCTTATCCACTTGGGACAACACGTATCTAGAAGATGTAGTTTTAATCCACATCTCCCAAGAGAAGAACTAGATGTAAATCTGTGTCCACAGCACAAACTCCTTTTTTTCTTGAGTTGTTCTTATCATTGGAACCATTCTTTGCCTAATGTTAAAATTACTTTAGActtaaagtttttcctatagtggGTTAAGCTCCTTTCTCTGTGCCTTTGTTAGAAAATGTGATGAGAGAGATGAGTGTTATCTTGGAAGTTTACATGTGAAGAGAGGAGAATGAAAGgacaataagttaaaaaaaaaagttttttgttgAAGGAGgagccaaaaaagaaagaatggtcCCATATCTAAAATGTATTATCATAAACTCAGTGTACAGTTACTGCTGACCCTCCCATGACCTGGCTCCACCCATGAGGACCACACATCAGACTGACCAATAGCTTCAAAGAATCGTGCAGAACAAAGGGCTAGAACATAGTCCGTGAAGAATAAAAGGCCATCACTTTTAGCAGCAGCATGTATCTGCTTCTGGCACTCCTGTGATCAGCAGCAAGCTCCTAGACCTGACGTCATGGTGAACTTCACTGCTGAGGAAAAGGGTCTCGTCAATGGCCTGTGGAGTAAGGTGAATGTGGAAGATATTGGTGGTGAAGCCTTGGGAAGGTAAGCATTGGCTGTTGATTCATCTGGGAGGAGAGTGAATAGTACTTCGGACAATTAGCCAGGAAAGTGAAGAATTCTGAAGATCCCTGATTTTTCCACTTTTTCCTCCTATTTCACAGGCTTCTTGTTGTGTACCCATGGACCCAGAGATTCTTTGACAGCTTCGGGAActtgtcctctgcctctgccataATGGGCAACCCAAGGGTCAAAGCCCATGGCAAGAAGGTACTGACTTCTCTTGGAGAAGCCATTAAGAACCTAGACAACCTCAAGTCTGCCTTGGCTAAGCTCAGTGAGCTCCACTGTGACAAGCTACATGTGGATCCTGAGAACTTCAAGGTGAGTTCAGGGCAAGCTCACAAacttattttgcatttgttttgggGACAAAAATGGAAGCTGGGCATATGAGTGATGGTGATGCCAACATAGATCTCAAAATTCATTGGTCTAGCCAGGAAAACAGTGAATCGCTGTAAGAAGCCTAACTTAGTTTACAGGCGTTTAGAAAATTTTGTCATGATAGAATTTTGTTGTACTTATCATGGAGAGTTATGAAAAAGATCTGTGCAAGAAGAAGTGGAATCTGGAGAGGAAAAACAGCTTAACTTCTGTAGGTCCTAATGATTGATGTTGAAGAAAAAATTTGGgatacattttaaagatggaATTTTTCTATCAACATTATTAAAATGTGTTAAATTCCCAAGTGAATACCGTGACAAGTGGAGACTTGTTCCTACATTGGTGGTAGTTTTAAAACTTCCCCAAGAGCACTTGTAGGACAAAAATTCTGTATTTACAGATTTTATACAATTAGTGAATGGGAAAAGTAACAAGAAAGGCAAATAAATAtaatgggaagaagagaaagtgtgaGAATTCAGACAGAGCAGTAGTGAGTGGGAAGATAGAGATACAATAGAAAATTGAACCTATGTTCATCAGAGATGACTAAATTGGGAGTTTGAAGCTGAATGTGTTAGTATATAGGCTCAAAacatttctttgcttttcatGCTTATTCTTTTCTGAACCTGTATTTAACACACCaatctgtttattttgtcttttctcaaaCAGCTCTTGGGCAACGTGTTGGTGATTGTTTTGGCCGGTCACTTCGGCAAGGAATTCACGCCTGAGGTGCAGGCTGCCTGGCAGAAGGTGGTGGCTGGGGTGGCCAACGCTCTGTCCCACAAGTACCACTGAGCCCTCTACCTGTCCAGCAATCCTGTGTGTCCCCTACTACATCTTTCTGCACATGAGAAATGGACTGATCCTTGAGAACACAGATTCTTTAATAAAGATCATTCATCCCAGTAATCAAAAAGTCATTTTTGTCTTGTCTATTTTTTACTTCAGTgctaaagaaaaatgtttgatgGGTTTGTGGGAGAGGGGAAGTACAGGAAGACACCTGAATTTCTCTGAAAACTGGAAGGACTCAAGAGAGGAAAGTAGATGCCATTGAAGGCTTCTACTGGCCCAGGGAGAGGCTATAGCTGGGAAAGAATTCTCAAAGAGGAGAAGAAATTGTGTGTGGAACATATAGAAACTTTCTGTAGAGGGTGAAGAAAAGAATAAGTATCTCATGGCAGGTTGTGACATATCCCATTTTGACTAAGAAAAAGCTTTAGAGATCTAAGATCTAAGataagattattattttaaattatttaatgtaCATTTTCTTCCCAAAAGGATTTATTGGATAaacaattggtatgctcttccctgaggaagactatttccccAGCTCTTagcattctttagttgcctgtgTGGTTGAAATCTCATGGACTTTCTCCCATCCATGTTAGTGTATCCCACAAGAAActccttgatcctctggctctcacaatcttttgtccctcttctgcagtgttccctgagccttaggtgtgggagtgttttgtaaaTGTATTCACTGGAACTGGGTTCCACAACTCAGGATTTTGATTGGTGGTGGGTTTCTGTAGTGCTCtccatctattgcaaagagaagctcGCTGAACGAGGGGTGAAGATTACacttacatatacatgtatgcaataacaattaaagacagaagaagacataaatttgaaagagagaaaggaaggtatATAGAAGAGTttggatagaggaaagagaagtgacTATATGTTGTAACTATATCACAAtttccaaaacattttttaaaaagatttattattttaagtttatgAGTCTGTGTATACGTCTTCagaatttgtgtttgtgtgtgtgtgaaaggaggTGCTCCTGGGAGCCAGAACTATTGTTTTCCACTAGAACTGGAATTAACAAGGTAATTTGGCTATGTTGGTAGATCTGTATATATTATTATCCTCTCACAAATGTCTTATGTTAAAGATAACGTAGTTGGTTCTCAGACTGTATGTTCTCTACTCACACACCAATACAAATTCCATCCGCCACTATATAGGAAGAGCAAAAAACTATGAAAGCTGTAGCAGGAAGTCACTCCTAGGGATGAAGTTCCTAATGTGTGATTCTGTCCTAGCAAAGGCAGTGCATGTGGACTGTTACTGGATGGAAATATCCCAATAATTCAGAGTTATTttgtaaacacacaaaaaagtgaaGACAGAGCCAGGTTGAACAACCTGAAAGGTCAATCACTCAGCATTCTCAGTACTCAA includes:
- the Hbe1 gene encoding hemoglobin subunit epsilon, which gives rise to MVNFTAEEKGLVNGLWSKVNVEDIGGEALGRLLVVYPWTQRFFDSFGNLSSASAIMGNPRVKAHGKKVLTSLGEAIKNLDNLKSALAKLSELHCDKLHVDPENFKLLGNVLVIVLAGHFGKEFTPEVQAAWQKVVAGVANALSHKYH